Proteins from a single region of Scleropages formosus chromosome 24, fSclFor1.1, whole genome shotgun sequence:
- the dbr1 gene encoding lariat debranching enzyme, translated as MKVAVEGCCHGELDKIYETIAYLERKDGVSVDLLLCCGDFQAVRNEGDMKCMAVPAKYRNMETFYKYYSGEKKAPVLTIFIGGNHEASNHLQELPYGGWVAPNIYYLGYAGVVRYKGVRIGGLSGIFKSHDYRKGHYEFPPYSQETLRSVYHVRNIEIFKLKQIRQPMDIFMSHDWPRGIYHYGSTEQLLRKKKFLRQEVETSTLGSPAAAELLAHLKPSYWFSAHLHVKFAAIMQHQAQSNCMPRTTKFLSLDKCLPHRDFLQIVEVAERTSLSERLEYDPEWLAILKATDGLQKVSRNHWNPPQDNGLHSRWDFSQSEAEMLNVVADLGGELQIPENFSMTTPPYDPSRPQPHLPPSYSTNPQTTELCALLGLTDIYARAGQGGSAGEDRGAQGASEEEEEEDAQSTGSTDEPSEYLTDTSTMSSSYNPDEITIEDEWEEQEEDEGEEGGKGTAFGSSSPDAVVPEGEVVDIKSPSRDLAAHRLILPSPHTDPPLRLSFPLDLPAPSQPTPSPAQISPVRESSNDEASSPPPRIPKRSSGETGDARTGSTPTIKRRNQAIYAVQDEDDAN; from the exons ATGAAGGTTGCTGTGGAGGGCTGTTGTCATGGCGAATTGGACAAGATCTACGAGACGATCGCCTACTTGGAGCGGAAGGATGGCGTGAGCGTCGACCTGCTCCTGTGCTGCGGAGACTTCCAGGCTGTGCGCAACGAGGGGGACATGAAGTGCATGGCGGTGCCGGCCAAGTACAGAAACATGGAGACCTTCTACAA GTACTACTCTGGTGAAAAGAAAGCTCCAGTGTTGACTATATTTATTGGCGGGAATCACGAGGCTTCTAATCACCTGCAGGAACTCCCATATGGTGGCTGGGTGGCCCCAAATATCTACTACCTGG GTTATGCTGGAGTCGTGCGTTACAAAGGAGTAAGGATCGGTGGCTTATCAGGAATCTTCAAGTCACACGACTACAGGAAAG GTCATTACGAGTTCCCTCCGTACAGCCAAGAAACTCTGAGAAGCGTCTACCATGTGAGGAATATTGAGATATTCAAGCTTAAACAG ATCCGACAGCCCATGGACATCTTCATGTCTCACGACTGGCCGCGTGGCATTTACCACTATGGCAGTACAGAGCAGCTGTTACGCAAAAAGAAGTTCCTGAGGCAAGAAGTAGAGACCAGCACATTGGgaagccctgctgctgctgagctgcTGGCACACTTGAAACCCTCTTACTGGTTTTCTGCCCACTTGCATGTCAAGTTTGCAGCCATCATGCAGCACCAG GCCCAGAGTAACTGTATGCCCCGCACCACCAAATTTCTTTCTCTGGACAAATGCTTGCCACACAGAGACTTCCTACAG ATTGTTGAAGTGGCTGAGCGGACAAGCTTGTCAGAACGCCTGGAGTATGACCCTGAGTGGCTGGCTATCCTGAAGGCCACCGATGGCCTTCAGAAGGTCTCTCGCAACCACTGGAACCCCCCTCAGGACAATGGTTTGCATTCTCG GTGGGActtcagccaatcagaagcTGAAATGTTGAATGTAGTGGCTGACCTGGGTGGTGAGCTGCAGATTCCTGAAAACTTCAGCATGACCACACCACCCTATGACCCTAGTCGCCCCCAACCACATCTTCCCCCCAGCTACTCCACCAACCCCCAGACTACTGAGCTGTGTGCTTTACTGGGTCTCACTGACATCTATGCCCGTGCTGGCCAGGGTGGGTCAGCAGGTGAGGACAGAGGTGCCCAGGGTGCttcagaggaagaagaagaggaggatgcTCAGAGCACAGGGAGCACTGATGAGCCCAGCGAGTATCTAACGGATACTTCAACCATGTCCAGTTCCTACAATCCGGATGAAATCACCATTGAGGATGAGtgggaggagcaggaagaggatgAGGGAGAGGAAGGTGGTAAAGGCACTGCTTTTGGCAGTTCCAGTCCTGATGCAGTGGTGCCAGAGGGAGAAGTAGTTGATATAAAAAGCCCCTCCAGGGATCTGGCAGCCCACAGGCTTATCCTGCCCTCTCCTCACACAGATCCTCCACTTCGGTTGTCCTTTCCCCTGGACCTACCGGCTCCTTCCCAGcccacccccagccctgccCAGATTTCACCAGTCCGTGAAAGCTCCAACGATGAGGCAagctccccacccccccgtATCCCAAAGCGCTCCAGTGGTGAGACGGGAGATGCCCGAACAGGCAGTACTCCTACAATCAAGCGGAGGAACCAGGCTATTTATGCAGTCCAGGATGAGGATGATGCAAACTAG